The genomic DNA TTCGCTTCCCTTTCCAAGCAACTGATGATAGGATGCATATGTGCAATTTTCatacattatctatctatctatctatctatctatctatctatctatctatctatctatctatctatctatctatctatctatctatctatcctactGATAGATACATTATTTAAAAGTTCATTTTCCAAACCACTTATCTACTGGATATGCAGTTTTCCATCCAGCgtctaattatctatctatctatgtagactgtgggtttgatttactaaaggaaagtagacagtgcactttgcaaagtccaattgcactctgcaagagtagttgctccagagcttagtaaatgagcagaagccctgctgacttccatcatcctatcatgtgcaaggaaaaatgcatttttttttccttgcacttgattgggtattctttgcaaattgaagctttaactcatttaccaagctctggagcaacagtaCTTGCAGGGTGCACagcctattggcctttagtaaatcaacccctatctgtATACATTTCTCTTTTCCTCTATCTAAAAATATCTCACTATATACTATGTTCATGTATATATCTCTATATCATTACTTTTGCCAGTTAATGTGTTAAAATTTGCTTCTCTCACTTTCTAAATCATTTTCTGTATAGCATTAGTATAATCTATCTTTCAGACTATGGAAATAGGATTGCTTGTAAAAGAACTTACTGGATAACACTTGGGTAAGTGATAGGCTGTGAATTGCAAATAATGTCATCTTTAAGCGGAAAATAcaaattatctatctatcttttgGGCAGTCTGTCTACATATTCTATTGATAGTTAAttaatttacatttgttttttccaAACCATCTCCAATCTATTTTGTATCTATTGAAATGTTTATCTACTGAATCATTCTAACTTGCATTTTCaaaacatctatctatctatctatctatctatctatctctctctctctctctctctctctctctctctctctctctctctctctctctctctctctctctctctctctctctctctatctatttaTCCCTTTTTCCTCTTATTATCCTTTTCTAGCTTTTCTATTTCTCTATCTTTTCCTCTCTTGCTCTCTCTATAAATATACAGGATATCTCTGTCTGTCACTCTCTTTTTCTCCATCTTAGAGTGAtagtaaacaatcaccttgtaaaacaacccattcagtttaaaattaaaatgaaaagcaaacatttatgtatagatataaaaaaaatataaataccttttcccccttttttgataagtgatcccattccctctgtttgcagctgcataagagctggggggagcagaagcaacagcacactgatcatccctgtgaatggctgtgcagggggtggggagggggtgtcaggacaagtctgatcattggaggagagcaggctgagttcccagcacagctagagaactgacgacgctgtgctctcctgcttagtgtggtcagtttttaacaggaaagcagaagggttagcaggaacaccaggaatatCACACAAAGAAGGCAAAAAAAgacaacaggatactttctcatacaagtacatgatacagcaggcacatatcaggaatatgaaatgctggggtaacaaacactttaaagtgggagtccggcgaccaatctttttttttttttttagttaggtcattgagacactttgttaatcccaaaataatactcacagtttgggtgtaatattttcgcctctgtctgttttcgtactgaagaataactttaaaaatgtgatgctggctgtttccatcttgcttgtgggcatgtgaagcccacaagcattgatttcctggatgtggtgaatgctgttcattcacagcttgttcacacgcatgatcattgtttccgcactgaatcttgggaagcctgacactaagctcccaggagacagtgcggcgccggagaAAGGCAATaagcacgcctactcccatgggaggagagacaggaaatgccacaataaagtacaatataaaagtaattacagcgataaaaatttttttcgtgcggcatttgaacatctatgcaattaactgaagggggtaagattaagttaaaaatttgagtggaaccccactttaagctggccatacatggatcgaaatttggccagttcaacagACATCGGACGATTTTCAATCCATATATGGGCACCCTGGTTTCAAACAAGTCGATCAGCCTTGTTGGGTTTTTCCTTAACAATAAGTGCCACCGGCTATAGCCGGAAACACTAATCATTATGTTCTGCCGGCAGTTAAGCTATTCAGTTAAGCTATTCAAGATGGATCAAAATTGGGCCGGTCcaacagggaccagacaaattttgatccatctatggtctgTCCTGTTCAAGAATAGTCGATCTTCTGATCGACTGCTCATAAACGGGCTTGCGGGAAAACTGGAGGCGCgacagggacacctttggacagcagcattgtcggtcTCGGGAGAGTGTagcgttagatggactagcagatgtagatggacttgactaatgaATGAaactaaactccagctaacactttttaagcagttatagtAAACAGCTTTTTTCGTAAGTTAATTAAATCTGATCATTGTACGCACCCCTatgagtggtaaatggtttgtcccaaccttcTATCTAGtgttttattggacagcttggcctggtaagggaagtaaaaataaaacagacttactggctagatcaccaggtaaaaataaaggaaacaaagactaaaaaaaattacaaaactgatacactacatctaagaattggcaaatatatattttttaaaccagagCTTAGTGTCACATGAAGGAGAGAAGATGTATCCATACAGAAATCCCATTGATAGGGAGGAGGATATTCAGCCACAACCACAGCAACCAGGATCTGAGATTGTCTTAtcaggaaataaataaaaaaaagatagcaCAGGCAACTCCTTGGTAGCTTAATACAGCTGAATTGTGTGTTTAATTGTGCTCAGTGGCTTTCCAAAATAATTTGCTTTGTGTACGTAAGGACAAAAGATTTCTATGTAAGGCTCACCAGAGGTTAATCATGCATAGCAGGCAGCTGCATGGAGCCTGCAGAGCGGACTTCTGGCTGGATGGGGCAACTCTGTGCAGCCGGAATACATCAGTACCTGTGTCTTGGTGCCTACTCACTAGAAAACACACAACGCACATCTCTTCTACACATACACACCTCTATCACACATAGGAGGGGATCTCCTTTCAATTTTGTGCTTCCGTCTTTTCAAGGGATTTAAACAAAAATTCAAAATCCTAAACTACCTACAGTGTATCTAAACCGCAGAACAAAAAAGGGAAATTGTTGCCGGTTATCTGTCCTTAAATGTGACACTGGTTtcgtttttttaggtttttttttgtcttttttccctttatttccacCTATTGATTCTGTAAGTAAAACTCTCCCTGCcctggggtgacaacgctcactcactgtactgtatctatggaggaggagTGTTGTCACCAAGGATAAGAAGTGTATTAGGACTACAGGACTTCTTCCCTTTTCCTCCATTATATAACAAATGCGGTGGTGTTCTGTACAGGACACAACTAGATTTCGGACTGTATCggatctatctatctctatctgttTTACAATATAAGGAAATATAATAGCTTGTAAAGGAACGTATTGGATACCACTTGTGTAAAAGAACTGTCTATCTGTCTACAGTTGACAGTTAATAATCCAAATTAGCCTTTTTCCAAACTGCCTATCACATATTCAGTTTTCCATGCAGCatcaaaatctatctatctatctatctatctatctatctatctatctatctatctatctatctatctatctatctatctatctatctatctatctatctatctatctatctatctatctatccagcaGTTTACGAGTCCTTAGATGTGactgcattattttactttttcagGCTTTATAATACTACTGCAGAGTGCCCAGCACACAACTGGATTTCAGACAAGAtcaacaggccatttttttttacatctattgaACAAGTGTAACAAAATGCAGGGGCaggttagtggttagcacttttgatAACCCCAGTGGTTGGCACTGGGGTCCTCGGTCTGAATCCTGGTCAGAGAAGTATATGCATGGAGTTTGTTGTTCTCCCGGTGCTTGTATGGCTTTCTGCCCACAGACacactggtaggttaactggctcctaaCTGCCTACTTACCTAGTATGAAATTCTACTGAGTGCACAATATGGCTTCATCCCTGGCTCAACACCAATTTGATAAGCCATGCTGATAAAGCAACCAagcttttttttctaattaaaaaaaaaactatacgaatttcaaaatgtcttgatgggttgGTGTCAGTGTGGAAGAGCGGGCACGCAGACGACCCTCGGTGACACCCACATGTAATTCTGAACCTCcataattgaaagaactgaaatccagtaAATGAAAGGGGTGAGACAGGGACAGTTAGGCTGGGGCAGCATCATATAGCAAGAGCTATATGAtgctggacagaaaaaaaaaataatatatatatatatatatatatatatatatatatatatatatacacagtgagtatatatattatatatatatatatatatatattttagagcaGACTCAATAGACCGCTTAGTCTCTCTTTCCGCCGCCAGTCTTCTATGTTTCTTTCATCCAGGTAGGACATTATCTGGGCTATATCTGACGTAATGCAGCTTCTAGTGCTTACTGTGAGAAGCCTATAATTAAGTAATTTGGGTAAGCAATTTAAATACGGGAAACTGGCCTGTAGAATTGTGCAAGACTGAACATAAGGCTGGAACCCAATTTTCAAATTGGTATTGTTTATCAGACAGGAGTACCCTCTAAGACTTCAGTAACCATGAAATGCACTGTCAGGTTCAGACAGGTAGGAATAAATATCTCCCTAGTATATTAGTTCCCCTGTATTCGCCATCTATTATTTCCTTGAGAGCTCTCACTttctttcactctctcccttttcCTTTATCCCTTTATCACTCTTTCATGCTTTCATTTGGAAAAATTTTTACAGCTGATCATCAGTTGCTCTGTTCTCTTCTTAAAAAACTTTTCATCACATGGTGCAACTTTAGATTGTCAGCTCAGTTGCTTAGGAAATCCAACGATGCAGCTCAAGAAGAGATTGGGTGTTGTATCATCACCTCTCATTCCTAGTGACAGATCAGGCTGTGTCCTCTCATGGTCTCATTCTCATGGACCCCTGTCTCTCTCCCTTCCTTTCTCCTTTCCAAATCTTTCTGCTTTCCCCTCTATTCCTCCAGCCCTTCCTTCCGTCCTCCTTCCTCTCTCACTTCCTTTCTACTTTCCCGATCTTTCTGCTTGTCTTTCCCTCTGTATTTCTccagttctttctttctttctttctttctttctttctttctttctttctttctttctttctttctttctttctttctttctttctttctttctttctttctttctttctttctttctttctttctttctttctttctttctttctttctttctttctttctttctttccttcattcctttctttctttctttctttccttccttcctttctttttttgttttctttctttccttccttcctttctttttttgttttctttctttccttcctttctttctttttttgttttctttctttctttctttctttctttctttctttctttctttctttctttctttctttctttctttctttctttctttctttctttctttctttttttctttctttctctttcttccttctatcCCTCCATCCTTTCTCAGCTTTAACGCTTCCTCAAtctctctccttttttctctctcttcttcactgtttctctttccttcctagttctctctcttcttctttctcgtCTCTCTCTGTATTGCCTCGGTCTGTCTCCTTCTTCCTCTTTTCGTCTCACCATCTCTTTTTGtttttctaatttcttttttttctctccctctcttacGAGATAGTTGTCTCCTGTAATAATTAACCTAAGATTTCCATGAGATGGGAGTCAGCCGTTGACTCATACTTCCCCTTATCTTTCAACGTTAGCTAGTGTTTCCATATTCCAGGGAGGCAGGTTAAAATCGTCTGCGTCACGCATTCAGCTCACCCCAGCCAAACTACGAGCGtgaacactttttgtttttaatGCTTGCCTCTGTCAGAATGCTAATAAAAAATTAAGGGTGTAAGTCATGGTGCCCCTGCCTAAATGCAGATTGGAAAACGCAGGGCCTTTTCAGTGGGTTCCAAGGCCCCAGGCTTTTTTATATCCATGTTCTGCCAGTGCTGTGAACCTAGCCTCTCCAGAGTCTTATTCACTAAGCAATCATAAGCTGAGACTTGTGCTGTCCAAGACACCATACTCTTCAGTTCCAAATTTGCTGGGTGAAATCCCATACCGATAAAGGAAAACTTTTATTAACTTTGGGATGAAAAGAACCTCGCTAGAGATTGAGGACCAAATGTTGCCCAAGGCAGCTGGTGACATTTTACCTTCCATTTTATTTCTATCGCTCAGAAAATTagaatttaaagcccaactgaagtcttgtttttttatactTGTTGTGCAATCAGGTTGAATATggcatttatttttcactttttttaacgtGTTTGTAATTAAAACAATAAGAAGCTGCTTGCTTGTGGTGTCAGCATGCTGGAGAGTCAGGCCAATTGTCTCACATAAAGCACGTTGGTCTGGGTCTCCAGCGGTCCGAGCGCACGGCGCTCCAATCAACAGTGCTTTTTAGGGAGCAAGAGCATTGCTGAATGgagtactgtgctgggggcacATTTGACTTCTGAATACCTGGACCTCTGCAGTCTGCGTCTGACTCTCAAGTGTGCTGGCAGCACATTACTGTTTTAATCatgaaaacaaaaacacaaaactaAATAATgccttattctttttttattatccaGCCTGACTACATAACAACAAGTAAACAAATAAAACTCCAGTTGAGCTTTAGCAAAGAACTCTGAAATAATAGAAAGCAGGACATAATTAAAGACAATATTTCCGTTTCAACAAATTAATTTCTGTAGTTAATAGTGCCAGAGTTACTTGAATCTTAtgatataaaaataataacaattttgtctcaGTTACTATACTAATATAATGTATAAAAACTTTAAATAATGAGGCAAATTTGGGGCTGTTTTTTAGCACAAGGAAATGTCCAGGATTATTAAatgactccaatgcattttgccaaaaCTGCAAAATTTCACCCTTTCCAaatttcagcttttttttcctGGTTCAGACATGTTAGGCTTCAACATGAGTTACCAGCAAATGGTTACTTACAGGTCCTATTTTTATGGAGAAACAAAAAGGATGTATTTTAATATAGGACAAAAGACAAATGAGCTGTTCACTTTCCaatggaattttcccttagcttaatgAATGAAGTgacactctgctgacttccatcatccaatcatgtgcaagcaaaatacaGTTTTCTAAAACTTTCCTTCTACGTGATTGGGAATTCttcgcaaagtgaatttttactacATTCATTAAGCTTGCAAAGTGAAtggtctatttacctttagtaaatcaaccctagtgaaGTACTGAAAATCTTAACACTCAATCAGAGATCTGCTTACAGttcataaataaaaaagaaagcaaaCAATGGGTTGTTTAGACTGCAGCCTTATATACCTGTGCAATCAGCAGTGCATATACCATTTGTGTGTACTATGCAGCTGCACAAAGTCCCTTTGGGACTTAGGGCCCCATGTATACTAGATGTAGTCCTGATAGGTGCTGGaacccttttctctgtctcaaacacTGGGAACATAGATTACTTCAATCTGGTGGCCAACTGATTGAGTGAAAAAATGTTTGTTGCATTGGGGACCTAAAACCTGTTCATGCACTGGAGCCTTTTGGTGACTCTTTCTGCCAATGTGCTGCTTGATGAATACCAGCACCCCAGAAGTATACAGAGCAACACTTATGTGTAAAGTGGAAAAAAACCATAACAACCATTTCGATTTCAGTTTAGTAAAAGCCCATTTCTGTTTGGCTGTTTTATTGAATAAGCCTAAAAGTGAACAACAGCTCTCAAAATACTCAAGACTCTTCAACAGATTAAGGCTAAATATTTCTCCCCTCAGCTGACAACATACAGTTATATTCAAGAGCAAAACACATCACAAGAACTTTACATAATCATACATCATTGTCTGTGAATATAAACCAAACTAATGTAGACCTCTTCTGCCATGTAGAGACCCGTATTCCCATTCCTGAATAGAGAAAGTGGCaatcatatttatactaaaaaaaatgaaagctctgATTGGCTGTTATGAAATGCTGGGCCTCTGTTTTATGGTTACATGTCAAGCACCTTTCCATATTAGCAGCTCATTTTAACTCGTATTCCCTTTGCTGGACGTCATAATCcaaccatcaaaaaaaaaaaaaaaaaaaatgtgcctaacAAAAGAAGCAGTTTTTTTGTTCTCCAAATTTGCCTATCATACTCATTATGCATTGTGTTAGTATGCACATATTATCTAAGAAAACATAAATTATAGGAGTAAATGGTCACCGTCACCTCCatccaaaaataaatatattgttttcatGCATGTTGCCAACTGTAACTACATGCTGGCTTCTGTTCTTTTATATTTCAAGGATTCCAGTGCTGAGATTTTCTGATCAGAGTTTCTAGTTTCATCAAACTTTTAAGGTGATTACAAAGCTAAATTATGTTGGCACTTTGTCCATATGGCCTTTCCATAATGTAAGGGCCTGAGGTTCTGTAAAACATGTTGGGTTCTTCTTCTAACAGCTACTTTGTTGTGGGACCCCTGAAACATTTATCAGTAAAGCCTATAAAATCTAATATTATAAACGTTAATCATAGAAAGAGTGTTTGGGGAGCCAATTTAGGTTTCCAATTCAAATTTGCATACTTAGGAAAGAGGATACAGACAAGGGCAACATGGTGGCTATGTAGTTAGAACACACGTTTTGTAGCCCTGGGTTCGATTTCTACCAAGGACTCTTGTctatatagagcagtgtttctcaactccagtctcaaggcgccccaacaggtcatgttttcaggatttccctcagatgaaacggctgtggtaattactaaggcggtgaaactgatcaaatcacctgtccaaaataatggaaggcctgaaaacttgacctgctggggcgccttgaggactggagttgagaaacactgatatagaggTTGCATGTCCTCTGCATGCTTTTGCTATGTCTTTCCTCTTGGTGCTCCAGTTCTCTACAGCCCACCCAAAAGCATTTGATGATTAACTTTCCCCAAACCGACCTTATTATGTGTACATGAATGTATCACTGCATTAAATTATATTAGATAGCTAAATTCCTCAGGGACTGCAGTGAATCTTCAATGCTGCCCTGTTAGGCACTATGGCAGTTTGGTGCTTTATAAATGTGTAAAATAAACAATTAGGGTGTCCACCCTAGTAGCATGAGATTTTGTCAAATAGGAGTTGTGACCCTATACAATAACACTGCCACTGATTTACAATAGAGCTGTAGGGTGCAGAGACTAAACTCATTGTGGGTAAGCCTTCCTCTGGAAAATTTGAGAGATACAAGAAGCCAATGGGTGACTCTACCAAGCTATATCAGTTTTCAAAGGGTTGGCTTTTAGGTCCCAAgacataataaacatttttttggaaCATCAAATGTACTTGGTAGTATATATACAATTTATTTTCAAAGAGGAGTGGTGGTCACCATTTCTAAACAAAAATGTCTATCAATGCTTGGCCACATGCATTTTTCAAGCAAATCAAGGAAAAATGTTGGGTCTGGCAGGAGGGCAATCTTCATGAGATCCATAGCGAGGGATCTTTTTGTAAATATCTGGTCATAGTCAGACAGTGTCATGTAAATTATACAATTCCTATCAAAGTTATCTGACACTTAAGTCAAACATGAACATTTGCAGTTCCTACCTGATGGTAATAAACATGTTAGTGGTATAATTGTCAATGTTAAATGTTATAGTAAATGTTATGACTAAAATGCCTTAATGCTGTCAATTAAAATAATCCTTATAATATTACCTTTCAGCAGCACAAACAAAGCTCCAGTGCATAAGGATTGGGTAAGAAGGCAGCAAGAGAGAGATACTTTAAATAACACTTTGAATCGCAAAAAAGTTTAGACAGTAGCAGTAAAAGTTTTAACGAGAGATGAAGATAAACATAATAATCACTTTTTATCATGGCAAACATCATACTGTTCACTTTTAAATGGAACCAATTAGgtaaaaacaacaataaagatttttttttctaagttttgAATATACATTCACCCTCATATTCTATGTCTTTGTTGTCACCTGTATTTCAAAGCTGAAAAATTAAGAATCAAAGAATTCTCAGATATCTATACCCACTACGGTATCCAACAGTTgtacaatcactgaaaattgactgaAAAACTGTGATGGTACAATAAAAATATTCTACATTGTTTAAGTATAGCTATTTGCGGTGTAAGTATCCTGAGAAATCATCAaccatatatagtatatatatatatatatatatatatatatatatatatatatatatatatatatatatatatatattatccatttAAAAATATCCCAAATATATGGAAACATTATGGCCCTTGTTGACTTGGCTGGATAGATCTAATATATTACAAGAGCATAGTAATTTCAAACCCGCATAGAATTACCAAAGAGGATTACCTCATAGCTTGGAGAAATATGAATATGAGTATTACCTTATAAACAACTTAAGTACAGCCAACTGGACGGTTATTTAGTGGCCCATATAAGCTGCCTAGCACAGTAGCATGCGCAGTCCTCTACATTAGCATGCACATTTACATATTCCAAGCTAGAATTGCACACACATAAGAATGGGAACACAACATATGCTTGAATGGTGTGGACCACTAATTTTACACAACAGTTAAACAACTTTGGGCCGATACCCTTGGAAACATCATAATCTCAACACTCTGAAAGCCTTCTGTCACAGGAGGCCCTAGGTAAATGCATCATGGAGCAGCAAAAGTCACATTTATTGCTTGCGGTGGTCTATAAGAGTCACACCTTGGACTCTTGTGAGCTATAATAATCCCTGGAACCAACTGTAATCTAATTCCACTGCCACTGATTTATAGAATAGAGTGGTATGCCCAGCGAATATTTACATTCTTTTCAACAAATTAAAGATGCAAATCTCTTGTTTTGTCTTTCTGACAAGTAcattaactataaaaaataaaaaaagtctaacTTACTTACCAAAATTATTAATATGTCATGCAATACATTATAGAGACAATGACATGTTTACTATATTTATCTTAATAAACACTTTAAAAAGGATATTGCACTTCCCGAGTAAGGTGAAATGTCAGACATATCTTGCATGTCTCCACACTCCGATTTGATGAAGGATAAGGAAAGCCCATCTGTTGAGCTGGGTGGATGGGCTGGAGAGCAAGGGTGGTGGTTCATGTGGTGGGATGACATCTTGGTCCTCAAACTGGTCGTCTCCCTAGTCAAGTCTAGGGACTCTGGGGATGACCTGTCTTTTCCTTGAAAGGCTGATGATGGGGCACCCAAAGGATTTTGAAATGGGTAAGCCATAAGCGGAAGAGGGAATGGGTGGCGGAAAGAAGAGGATGAGAAGCTGGCAGCAGCTGATAGAGGGGACTGATGTAATGAAGTATGGTGACTACCAGGTGGAGGCCCAGCAGCAGCCTGCTCATTTGAATTTTTTCGGACAACTAAAGGCAGAGCTTCAGTTTGGTCATTGCAACTAGGCATAGGAACGTTGCCAAATGTGTCCAGGGGGTTTGGAATGATGACATCGCCAAAGCACTGCAGACGTTGGTTGGTGGTATGAAAGTTGTGGTTTTCTCCACTCATTGCAAATCTAGCCTGAGGCATTTGGAGGGGTGGGAAGACCTGAGGAAGTTGGCGTATAGGTTTGGCAGAAAACACTTTGACCACAGTGTCCACTACTTGGGACATGGCTGTGTTCAGTTCTTGTTTTAGTGTTTCTGCCAAGTGTTTACCTTCAGGATGGAAAGTGCTATGAAAATGATCTTTGTCTTTAGGTCCCTCTCTTTTGGGTTGATTATCTGGTGCCATGTCATGCTCCCTGATAAGGGCTCGGGCACGATCAATGAATTGCGCAGCATCTAAGTCAAACATTTCACTGTCTGACCTGCCCACAGAATCCCGGGCCCTAGCATCAATTAGTTCAGAATTCATGCTATCTTCGGAAAGATTGCCATCTTCGTTATTTTCAGAATCAGTGCTATCGTAGATCTGGTAGAACTTCTCCTGCAGCTGGCGCAGCTGTTTTTGCATGTCCTCCAGCTGCTGTTTCAGCTGTCTACGTTCCTCTCGCTTCTGCTCTTTTCGAGCTGAAACCAGCTGCTGGAAACTCTGTTGCTGCTGCTGAGGCAGTTTTTGTTTGCGCTTGTTCTCTCGATAGCTTTCTCGGGGGCTTATGGACCGAGGGGCTCCCTCTCTTTCATTTTCATTGCCCCTCATGGCCAAATTTGGGGAATGGCTCATACCTCTAATTATATTTTCAACCCGGGCACGCTTTGCTCTCAGGTGTTCATCACACAACCGTTCCATTTCTAACTGGCTCAATGTGGGCCTGCCAAAAGGAGAAAGACACTCTTGGGGGCTGTCTCTTGAAGAGTTGCTGCATACATCCTCCTGATGTATCTCGGAGCCTGTGCTGGAGAGCCCACTGGCTGGGAAACCAGGCTCAACGCCACCATTTTTGTTCATGTTATTTTTCAACAGCTGGGAAATGATGGTCGCTCCTGGAAAAGGCATCATGGCATCTTCGTAGGAGTTCGCTCTCTTCAGCAGCTTGCGGAGTACATTTGACTTTTCCCCATCTGCATGCTGGACCACTGAATACTCAACATCCTGCTCGGAACCTTGGGGATTCATGGCACTGTGAAATGCAGCTCTTGCTTTAGCAAAAAATGCAGATGCTGTCCCTACAGTCCTTTTCACTCCAATGTCAACTCTTCTTCTCTTGGTCTGCCTGCTTAAGAGAGCTGCGCTGTCATGGTCAGGCATCACTGGACTGTTATTGTGCCATCTTCAAAAGCTTGTCAGCTGGGCACAGCTCGAGAATCCTGGGACCCTGGCCAACAGAACAAAAGGACTGATGAATCATTTTCTTTAAATTTCTCCAAATTTCCTGACCTCAATCCtgaataaaaatgcaaaatgcataggcTGTGGGATTTATGGCACATTACAAT from Aquarana catesbeiana isolate 2022-GZ linkage group LG04, ASM4218655v1, whole genome shotgun sequence includes the following:
- the PROX1 gene encoding prospero homeobox protein 1 isoform X1, translated to MPDHDSAALLSRQTKRRRVDIGVKRTVGTASAFFAKARAAFHSAMNPQGSEQDVEYSVVQHADGEKSNVLRKLLKRANSYEDAMMPFPGATIISQLLKNNMNKNGGVEPGFPASGLSSTGSEIHQEDVCSNSSRDSPQECLSPFGRPTLSQLEMERLCDEHLRAKRARVENIIRGMSHSPNLAMRGNENEREGAPRSISPRESYRENKRKQKLPQQQQQSFQQLVSARKEQKREERRQLKQQLEDMQKQLRQLQEKFYQIYDSTDSENNEDGNLSEDSMNSELIDARARDSVGRSDSEMFDLDAAQFIDRARALIREHDMAPDNQPKREGPKDKDHFHSTFHPEGKHLAETLKQELNTAMSQVVDTVVKVFSAKPIRQLPQVFPPLQMPQARFAMSGENHNFHTTNQRLQCFGDVIIPNPLDTFGNVPMPSCNDQTEALPLVVRKNSNEQAAAGPPPGSHHTSLHQSPLSAAASFSSSSFRHPFPLPLMAYPFQNPLGAPSSAFQGKDRSSPESLDLTRETTSLRTKMSSHHMNHHPCSPAHPPSSTDGLSLSFIKSECGDMQDMSDISPYSGSAMQEGLSPNHLKKAKLMFFYTRYPSSNMLKTYFSDVKMAKCATGRICYVLKKFNRCITSQLIKWFSNFREFYYIQMEKYARQSINDGVTSTDELSITRDCELYRALNMHYNKANDFEVPERFLEVAQITLREFFNAIIAGKDVDPSWKKAIYKVICKLDSEVPDIFRSPNCLQELLHE
- the PROX1 gene encoding prospero homeobox protein 1 isoform X2 codes for the protein MPDHDSAALLSRQTKRRRVDIGVKRTVGTASAFFAKARAAFHSAMNPQGSEQDVEYSVVQHADGEKSNVLRKLLKRANSYEDAMMPFPGATIISQLLKNNMNKNGGVEPGFPASGLSSTGSEIHQEDVCSNSSRDSPQECLSPFGRPTLSQLEMERLCDEHLRAKRARVENIIRGMSHSPNLAMRGNENEREGAPRSISPRESYRENKRKQKLPQQQQQSFQQLVSARKEQKREERRQLKQQLEDMQKQLRQLQEKFYQIYDSTDSENNEDGNLSEDSMNSELIDARARDSVGRSDSEMFDLDAAQFIDRARALIREHDMAPDNQPKREGPKDKDHFHSTFHPEGKHLAETLKQELNTAMSQVVDTVVKVFSAKPIRQLPQVFPPLQMPQARFAMSGENHNFHTTNQRLQCFGDVIIPNPLDTFGNVPMPSCNDQTEALPLVVRKNSNEQAAAGPPPGSHHTSLHQSPLSAAASFSSSSFRHPFPLPLMAYPFQNPLGAPSSAFQGKDRSSPESLDLTRETTSLRTKMSSHHMNHHPCSPAHPPSSTDGLSLSFIKSECGDMQDMSDISPYSGSAMQEGLSPNHLKKAKLMFFYTRYPSSNMLKTYFSDVKFNRCITSQLIKWFSNFREFYYIQMEKYARQSINDGVTSTDELSITRDCELYRALNMHYNKANDFEVPERFLEVAQITLREFFNAIIAGKDVDPSWKKAIYKVICKLDSEVPDIFRSPNCLQELLHE